In Rhinoraja longicauda isolate Sanriku21f chromosome 27, sRhiLon1.1, whole genome shotgun sequence, one DNA window encodes the following:
- the pnrc2 gene encoding proline-rich nuclear receptor coactivator 2: protein MGRVERLNIPISQPSYGTPRRNEHLTNNRQAGRDGDANHVKMAHRNGEKAHGCCAFMSHEYRVTQKEAKNVMHFTNSPSWEAVLSSSDALLRSQCDQHYAGAKFSVPPSPSVLPKPPSHWMHIPLESSDHSDMLLRKYKD, encoded by the exons ATGGGAAGGGTTGAGCGACTGAACATTCCGATATCGCAGCCGAGCTACGGCACTCCCAGAAGAAATGAGCACTTGACCAATAACCGCCAGGCCGGCAGAGATGGCGACGCCAACCACGTGAAGATGGCGCACAGGAACGGCGAGAAGGCACATGGATGCTGTGCGTTCATGTCCCACGAGTATCGGGTCACGCAGAAGGAAGCAAAAAATGTCATGCACTTTACAAATAGTCCGAGCTGGGAGGCTGTTCTGAGCAGCTCGGATGCACTGCTCCGATCACAGTGTGACCAGCACTACGCTGGAGCTAAGTTTAGTGTGCCACCATCACCGAGTGTActacccaaaccaccaagccactGGATGCATATTCCCCTGGAGTCTTCTGACCACAGTgacatg CTTCTGAGAAAATACAAGGATTAA